From the Chthoniobacterales bacterium genome, one window contains:
- a CDS encoding heme-copper oxidase subunit III: MEIPYTVTARPDTGLWNAKVGIWLFLASEVMLFGGLFSAYVFLRLDASPGDWPHGLLNVPVGTMNTAILIASSVTVVLAWAALKMRQFARYRIYMAITILCGVIFLVVKLAYEWPDKFKHFGVRIREDRLEKYEEYLGNHHAKEKGLAPRREITGHLHNEKAAEDANIHEYEIQLDQINAAPTDPQSDRPHFWPLARSEKIAEIAKEDVEMATTFVPKHNTFFATYFTITGLHGAHVLGGVLVFCYMMLPASTRIYRRNPEHLANRVEVAGLFWHFVDLVWIFVFPLFYLL; encoded by the coding sequence ATGGAAATTCCTTACACAGTTACGGCCCGGCCTGATACCGGCCTTTGGAACGCCAAGGTTGGGATTTGGCTCTTTCTCGCCTCGGAAGTGATGCTCTTCGGCGGATTGTTTTCCGCTTACGTTTTTCTCCGGCTCGACGCTTCACCCGGCGATTGGCCGCACGGCCTTTTGAATGTTCCGGTCGGGACGATGAACACGGCGATCCTGATCGCGTCGTCGGTCACGGTGGTTTTGGCGTGGGCGGCGCTGAAGATGCGGCAGTTCGCGAGATACAGGATCTACATGGCGATCACGATCCTTTGCGGTGTGATCTTCCTCGTGGTGAAGCTGGCTTATGAATGGCCCGACAAGTTCAAACATTTCGGCGTCAGGATTCGCGAAGATCGTCTGGAGAAATACGAGGAGTACCTCGGCAACCACCACGCGAAGGAAAAGGGTTTGGCGCCGCGCCGCGAGATCACCGGCCACCTTCACAACGAAAAGGCTGCGGAAGACGCCAACATCCACGAATACGAAATTCAGCTCGACCAGATAAACGCCGCGCCGACCGATCCGCAGAGCGATCGTCCGCATTTCTGGCCGTTGGCGCGTTCGGAAAAAATAGCGGAAATCGCGAAAGAGGACGTGGAGATGGCCACCACGTTTGTGCCGAAGCACAACACCTTTTTTGCCACCTATTTCACGATCACCGGGCTGCACGGCGCGCACGTGCTCGGTGGTGTCCTGGTGTTTTGCTACATGATGCTGCCGGCAAGCACGCGGATTTATCGGCGAAATCCCGAGCATCTCGCCAATCGCGTCGAAGTCGCCGGCTTGTTCTGGCACTTCGTCGACCTGGTCTGGATCTTTGTTTTCCCGCTTTTCTACCTGCTCTAA
- a CDS encoding cbb3-type cytochrome c oxidase subunit I — MDASSGLATHPHAEHDPHHDDHGHDHHELPFWRKYIISTDHKVIGIQYGITGLIFLFFGFSLMMLMRWQLAYPGHALPVIGNALGSLFGPGSMPDGKMTPEFYNSLGAMHGTIMIFLGIVPIAFAAFGNFVVPLQIGAPDMTFPKINMASYQAFFVGGIVMLISFFVPGGAAKGGWTSYTPLAVIADKGPTYDPFWNGQTLWLVGFILLITSSLLGAVNFIATIIQLRAKGMTWMRLPFFVWAQFVTAFLLLLAFPPLESAVVMQLMDRVAGTSFFMPSGLVINGAPLHVSGGGSPLLWQHLFWFLGHPEVYVLILPGMGIVAEIIANNTRKPLWGYKSLVFAAMVLGFLSFIVWAHHMWLTGMGSVVSAFFQTTTMIISIPSVIILSAFFISLWGGSIRFNVPMLFATAFLPMFGIGGLTGIPLAFNSADLYLHDTYYVIAHFHYIVAPGTIFAVFAGIYFWFPKATGRRMNEFWGKVHFWPSLICMNIIFLPMFLQGMLGMHRRWYDGGQGWTLAGEKVWGLSGFEWNTPISIAAWVMGLAQIPFIINFFWSIRRGQKVDDNPWEATTLEWTAPSPPPHGNFAITPVVYRGPYEYSLPGRESDFTMQTEPLTEGDRKAYEAAAAAGVH, encoded by the coding sequence ATGGACGCATCTTCTGGCCTCGCTACTCATCCGCACGCCGAACACGATCCGCACCACGACGATCACGGGCACGACCACCACGAGCTCCCTTTCTGGCGAAAATACATAATCTCGACGGACCACAAGGTGATCGGGATTCAATACGGCATCACGGGGCTCATTTTCCTTTTCTTCGGCTTCTCCCTCATGATGCTGATGCGCTGGCAGTTGGCGTATCCCGGCCACGCCTTGCCCGTGATCGGCAACGCGCTGGGCAGCCTCTTCGGTCCCGGCAGCATGCCCGACGGGAAAATGACGCCGGAGTTCTATAACTCGTTGGGCGCGATGCACGGCACGATCATGATCTTTCTCGGCATCGTTCCAATCGCCTTCGCTGCCTTCGGCAACTTCGTCGTGCCGCTCCAGATCGGTGCGCCGGACATGACCTTTCCAAAGATCAACATGGCCAGCTACCAGGCATTTTTCGTCGGTGGCATCGTCATGCTGATCAGCTTTTTTGTTCCGGGTGGCGCTGCCAAAGGCGGCTGGACTTCTTACACGCCGCTGGCGGTCATCGCCGACAAAGGGCCGACCTACGATCCCTTTTGGAATGGCCAAACGCTCTGGCTGGTCGGCTTCATCCTGCTCATTACTTCATCCCTTCTCGGAGCGGTTAATTTCATCGCGACCATCATCCAGCTGCGCGCCAAGGGAATGACCTGGATGCGCCTGCCGTTTTTTGTCTGGGCGCAATTCGTGACGGCGTTTCTTTTGCTCCTGGCGTTTCCGCCGCTCGAATCCGCGGTTGTCATGCAGTTGATGGACCGTGTCGCCGGGACCAGCTTTTTCATGCCGAGCGGGCTGGTGATTAACGGGGCGCCGCTGCACGTCAGCGGCGGGGGAAGCCCGTTGCTCTGGCAGCATCTATTCTGGTTTCTGGGGCACCCGGAGGTTTACGTTTTGATTCTTCCCGGCATGGGGATTGTCGCCGAGATCATCGCCAACAATACCCGCAAGCCGCTCTGGGGTTACAAGTCCCTCGTCTTCGCCGCCATGGTGCTCGGCTTTCTTTCCTTCATCGTCTGGGCCCATCACATGTGGCTCACCGGCATGGGCTCGGTGGTCAGCGCCTTTTTCCAGACGACCACGATGATCATTTCCATTCCGTCGGTCATCATCCTAAGCGCGTTCTTCATTTCGCTCTGGGGCGGCTCGATCCGGTTCAATGTCCCGATGCTGTTTGCCACGGCGTTCCTGCCGATGTTCGGTATCGGGGGCCTGACCGGAATCCCGCTCGCGTTTAATTCCGCCGACCTCTATCTGCACGACACCTATTACGTCATCGCGCATTTCCATTACATCGTCGCCCCCGGCACGATCTTCGCGGTCTTTGCCGGAATATACTTCTGGTTCCCGAAGGCGACCGGGCGACGAATGAACGAGTTCTGGGGCAAGGTGCATTTTTGGCCTTCGCTCATCTGCATGAACATCATTTTCCTGCCGATGTTCCTGCAGGGAATGCTCGGCATGCACCGCCGCTGGTACGACGGCGGCCAGGGCTGGACGCTCGCCGGCGAAAAGGTCTGGGGCTTGAGCGGATTTGAATGGAACACGCCAATCTCAATCGCCGCCTGGGTAATGGGCCTGGCCCAAATCCCGTTCATCATTAACTTCTTCTGGAGCATCAGGCGGGGACAGAAAGTGGACGACAATCCCTGGGAGGCGACCACTCTCGAGTGGACCGCTCCTTCGCCGCCGCCGCATGGAAACTTCGCCATCACACCGGTTGTTTATCGCGGGCCGTATGAGTACAGCCTGCCGGGGCGCGAAAGCGATTTCACAATGCAGACCGAGCCGCTGACCGAGGGCGACCGAAAAGCTTACGAAGCGGCTGCCGCCGCCGGTGTTCACTAA
- a CDS encoding PilT/PilU family type 4a pilus ATPase yields MISSSEGVSDLLFAVGKPPVIEEHGTLEEFPIDTPTGVLDSAQIEQIADHLMNGDERLKKDFATLGSCDCSYALADLARMRVNIFKQNGRQAIVMRKLQTEIPSLDQLGLPPIFREMIKEKNGIIFVTGATGSGKTTTLAAMLNELNETQKIHILTLEDPIEFLHPHKKALFNQRQLGKDFPDFASGLRAALRQAPKAILVGEIRDRETMEIAMTASETGHVVFTTMHTVNAGQTINRVLGMFGKDEEQQLRQRLADTIRYVVSQRLVHKVGGGRLMVSEIMGSSLRTRETLLYGESENRTFQEIIEAGDTMGWHSFDQSLLKAYKTDLITDETALIFCTHKNKMRRDIEMVKKLRNLACDEPSGLRMEMESAA; encoded by the coding sequence ATGATCAGCAGCAGCGAAGGCGTTTCCGATTTGCTCTTCGCTGTCGGCAAACCTCCTGTCATCGAAGAACATGGCACCCTCGAGGAATTCCCGATCGATACCCCCACGGGCGTCCTGGATTCGGCTCAGATCGAGCAGATCGCCGACCATCTCATGAACGGCGATGAACGGCTCAAGAAGGACTTCGCGACCCTGGGTTCCTGCGATTGCAGCTATGCTCTCGCCGATCTCGCCCGGATGCGGGTCAATATTTTCAAGCAAAACGGCCGGCAGGCCATCGTGATGCGCAAATTGCAGACCGAGATTCCGAGCCTCGATCAGCTGGGATTGCCCCCGATTTTTCGGGAAATGATCAAGGAAAAGAACGGGATCATTTTCGTGACTGGCGCCACCGGCAGCGGCAAGACGACCACCCTGGCGGCAATGTTGAATGAGCTGAACGAGACCCAGAAGATTCACATCCTGACCCTGGAAGATCCGATCGAGTTCCTGCATCCGCACAAGAAGGCGCTCTTCAATCAACGTCAGCTCGGCAAGGATTTCCCCGATTTCGCCAGCGGACTGCGCGCGGCTTTGCGCCAGGCCCCGAAGGCGATCCTCGTGGGCGAAATTCGCGATCGCGAAACCATGGAGATTGCCATGACCGCGTCGGAAACCGGTCACGTGGTTTTCACGACGATGCACACAGTCAACGCCGGCCAGACCATCAATCGCGTCCTTGGCATGTTCGGCAAGGACGAAGAACAACAGTTGCGCCAGCGGCTGGCGGACACGATTCGCTACGTGGTCAGCCAGCGGCTCGTGCATAAAGTCGGGGGCGGCCGTCTGATGGTGTCGGAGATCATGGGCAGCAGCCTGCGCACGCGGGAGACGTTGCTTTATGGCGAAAGCGAGAACCGGACGTTCCAGGAAATCATCGAGGCCGGCGACACCATGGGCTGGCACAGCTTCGACCAATCGCTCCTGAAAGCCTACAAGACGGACCTGATCACGGATGAGACCGCGCTGATTTTCTGCACGCACAAAAACAAAATGCGGCGTGACATCGAGATGGTGAAAAAGCTGCGGAACCTCGCTTGCGACGAACCCTCCGGATTGCGGATGGAAATGGAGTCAGCCGCCTGA
- a CDS encoding response regulator: MNQTAPPPTAPAVSEKLSEKEKEFRADLNQKLRAPLNAIIGFAELVGMRPGNAAKDTDVQHILKAARDLLGIINTELGEEGAAEQGPARTEEKSKSSCDVLYIEDDPVNFMLVERILEFRPALTLLHARSGETGVELAQMHHPKLILLDLNLPDIHGSEVLRRLQNEAETAKVPVVVLSADATPSQIERLLTAGARNYLTKPFDIDPFLAVVDEMVAA, from the coding sequence ATGAACCAAACTGCTCCACCCCCCACCGCCCCCGCGGTTTCCGAGAAGCTCTCCGAAAAAGAGAAGGAGTTTCGCGCGGACTTGAACCAGAAATTACGGGCCCCCCTTAACGCCATCATCGGTTTCGCGGAACTGGTGGGCATGCGGCCCGGGAACGCGGCCAAGGACACCGACGTCCAGCATATTTTGAAAGCCGCGCGCGACCTGCTCGGGATAATCAATACGGAGCTCGGTGAGGAAGGGGCCGCGGAACAAGGTCCCGCCCGAACCGAAGAGAAGTCCAAGAGTTCCTGCGACGTGCTTTATATCGAGGACGACCCGGTCAACTTCATGCTGGTCGAGCGCATCCTGGAGTTTCGACCCGCGCTGACGCTGCTGCATGCGCGCAGTGGTGAAACTGGCGTCGAGCTGGCCCAGATGCATCATCCCAAGCTGATCCTGCTGGATCTCAATCTGCCGGACATCCACGGATCCGAAGTCCTGCGTCGGTTACAAAATGAAGCGGAGACGGCGAAAGTGCCGGTGGTGGTGCTGAGCGCGGATGCGACTCCGAGCCAGATCGAGCGATTGCTGACCGCCGGCGCGCGAAATTATCTGACCAAACCCTTCGACATCGATCCATTCCTGGCGGTCGTCGATGAGATGGTGGCGGCCTGA
- a CDS encoding GAF domain-containing protein, whose product MFATSDLSALSKAELYRELAAQISGLIEGETDRVANMANCASLIFNSVPRLNWAGFYLLKGGELVLGPFQGRPACVRIAFGRGVVGTAAEKRTTIRVADVNEFPGHIACDTASKSEIVIPLTSDDSHLLGVLDVDSPDLDRFDAEDEAGLKAIGKLIAAKL is encoded by the coding sequence GTGTTCGCAACGTCCGATCTCAGCGCCCTAAGCAAGGCTGAGCTCTATCGCGAGCTCGCAGCCCAAATCAGCGGCCTGATCGAAGGCGAAACTGACCGAGTCGCGAACATGGCGAACTGCGCGTCCCTGATTTTCAATTCAGTGCCCCGGCTTAATTGGGCCGGTTTCTATTTGTTGAAGGGGGGCGAGCTGGTGCTGGGACCGTTTCAGGGGCGGCCGGCCTGCGTCCGGATCGCTTTCGGCCGCGGGGTTGTGGGCACCGCCGCGGAAAAGCGAACCACGATCCGCGTCGCGGACGTGAATGAGTTTCCCGGCCACATCGCGTGCGACACCGCCTCAAAATCGGAAATCGTAATCCCGTTGACGAGCGATGACTCGCACTTGCTCGGGGTTCTCGATGTCGATAGCCCGGACCTCGACCGTTTCGATGCCGAGGATGAAGCCGGCCTGAAAGCGATAGGTAAACTAATCGCCGCGAAACTTTAG
- a CDS encoding NAD(P)/FAD-dependent oxidoreductase, which translates to MKRTADFDEPNMREAIVIGGGIAGLSAAIYLGRAQRDTLVIDSGHSMAKWEPDVENYLGFPKGVAGEELLRNGRRQAEKYGVRFVQDEIKTVSANESVFILKGRRTYRTRRLLLATGIFHRPPDIPGVKQCLGHSMFFCKDCDGCRVREKRIAIIGANNEAVEYALGMLCYSACLIVATNGKKAVWDKQHARWLAEYEIPVVRKRICDVDHRKRKIRALVFAGGERVKIDYIFTTRGDIFHNQLAKKLGAKIDRDGQVQVDQCMRTNVPRLYAAGCVTPANCQMIIAAGQGAAAAQAINRDSFEESLATHSLRRFRAAQLDEEKTIPEVVNPKRKGRKK; encoded by the coding sequence ATGAAACGAACCGCCGACTTTGACGAACCAAATATGCGCGAAGCGATTGTCATCGGTGGCGGCATCGCGGGCCTTTCCGCGGCCATTTATCTGGGACGCGCGCAACGCGACACCCTCGTAATTGATTCCGGCCATTCCATGGCGAAGTGGGAGCCGGATGTGGAAAATTATCTTGGCTTTCCAAAAGGGGTTGCCGGCGAAGAGCTTTTGCGGAATGGCCGGAGGCAGGCGGAAAAATACGGCGTGCGGTTTGTGCAGGATGAAATCAAGACCGTCTCCGCGAACGAATCGGTCTTCATCCTAAAGGGAAGACGAACATATCGAACCCGACGATTGCTTCTGGCCACGGGTATTTTTCACCGGCCGCCTGATATTCCCGGGGTAAAGCAATGCCTCGGTCACAGCATGTTCTTTTGCAAAGACTGCGATGGCTGCCGCGTCCGCGAAAAGCGGATCGCCATCATCGGCGCGAATAACGAGGCGGTGGAATATGCCCTGGGCATGCTCTGCTATTCCGCCTGCCTGATCGTCGCCACGAACGGAAAAAAAGCAGTTTGGGACAAACAGCATGCGCGCTGGCTGGCCGAATATGAAATCCCTGTGGTCCGGAAACGGATCTGCGACGTGGACCACCGGAAACGGAAAATCCGAGCACTCGTCTTTGCCGGAGGCGAGAGAGTGAAGATCGATTACATCTTCACCACCCGGGGCGATATTTTTCATAATCAATTGGCGAAAAAGCTCGGCGCGAAGATTGACCGGGACGGGCAGGTCCAAGTCGATCAATGCATGCGCACGAATGTGCCCCGGCTTTATGCCGCGGGCTGCGTGACCCCGGCGAACTGCCAGATGATTATCGCGGCTGGCCAGGGCGCCGCGGCGGCCCAGGCTATCAATCGCGATTCCTTCGAGGAAAGTCTGGCGACCCACTCGCTCCGGCGTTTCCGCGCCGCGCAGCTGGACGAGGAGAAGACCATCCCGGAAGTTGTAAACCCAAAGCGGAAAGGCAGGAAAAAATAA
- a CDS encoding cytochrome c has translation MNESSSSPEKRTRQGMDYGETADVHQVHAAIQREKREPRVGLEPLSIWLIAIYGLAIFFGGAYLGRFSGNFSGDGLDPLTGPPSSKKLGPNGPGGGDKQELSQADRGKKIFSANCAVCHQPNGLGAAGQGYPPLAGSEIVNGGSRRVGMIVLKGLTGPITVKGQQFGTAVMQPWDKTLSDAKIADVITYIRQEWGNKASAVSAAQIAALRKELASHPDSFVEADLHAVPDEDLPGGEAPGANPAAAQSPAPPPKP, from the coding sequence ATGAACGAGAGCTCCTCGTCTCCTGAAAAGCGCACTCGGCAGGGAATGGATTACGGTGAAACCGCGGACGTCCACCAGGTGCACGCCGCGATCCAGCGCGAAAAACGCGAGCCCCGGGTCGGGCTCGAACCGCTCTCGATTTGGTTGATCGCCATCTACGGACTCGCCATCTTTTTTGGCGGCGCGTATCTGGGCCGCTTTTCCGGCAACTTCAGCGGCGACGGGCTCGATCCGCTAACAGGGCCACCGTCATCCAAGAAACTAGGGCCGAACGGTCCCGGTGGTGGCGACAAGCAGGAACTTTCGCAAGCCGATCGCGGGAAGAAGATCTTTTCGGCAAATTGCGCGGTTTGTCATCAACCCAATGGGCTCGGCGCGGCCGGGCAAGGATATCCGCCGCTCGCCGGTTCTGAAATCGTTAATGGCGGGAGCCGGCGCGTCGGCATGATTGTCCTGAAAGGCCTTACGGGCCCGATCACCGTCAAGGGCCAGCAATTCGGCACCGCGGTTATGCAACCGTGGGACAAGACGCTTAGCGATGCCAAGATTGCCGACGTTATCACTTATATTCGTCAGGAGTGGGGAAACAAAGCGAGCGCTGTTTCCGCCGCGCAGATTGCTGCCCTACGCAAGGAACTGGCGAGCCATCCTGATTCTTTTGTCGAAGCCGATCTGCACGCGGTCCCGGACGAAGATCTTCCTGGAGGCGAAGCCCCCGGGGCGAACCCCGCGGCAGCGCAAAGCCCGGCGCCCCCGCCGAAGCCGTAG